Proteins encoded together in one Ferroglobus placidus DSM 10642 window:
- the cobB gene encoding NAD-dependent protein deacetylase, translated as MKLWEFLKDNEVVVLTGAGISADSGIPTFRGKDGLWNKYKPEELATPEAFRRNPKLVWEWYMWRMEKVFNAKPNKAHLALAKLEEMGIVKAVITQNVDNLHERAGSKNVIHLHGRIDEARCEVCGRIVRFEKPIKEIPYCCSMMRPNVVWFGEALPEDALKKSIELVEKYDVLVVGTSGVVQPAASLPIIAKKAGNKVAEVNVEESAITPIVDIFVRGRASEVFEEILRIIEQTS; from the coding sequence TTGAAGCTCTGGGAATTTTTGAAGGACAACGAGGTAGTTGTTTTAACCGGAGCCGGGATTTCAGCAGACAGCGGAATTCCAACCTTCAGAGGAAAGGACGGGTTGTGGAACAAATACAAGCCGGAAGAATTGGCAACCCCTGAAGCTTTCAGGAGAAATCCAAAGCTCGTGTGGGAGTGGTACATGTGGAGAATGGAGAAAGTCTTTAACGCTAAGCCGAACAAAGCTCATTTAGCTTTAGCGAAGCTTGAGGAGATGGGAATAGTAAAGGCTGTTATAACCCAAAACGTCGACAACCTCCACGAGAGGGCTGGATCTAAAAACGTAATACACCTCCACGGAAGGATAGATGAAGCGAGGTGCGAAGTTTGCGGAAGAATCGTTAGGTTCGAAAAGCCGATAAAGGAAATCCCCTACTGCTGCTCGATGATGCGACCGAACGTTGTTTGGTTCGGAGAAGCTTTGCCCGAAGATGCTTTGAAAAAATCGATAGAGCTCGTGGAGAAATACGACGTTCTCGTCGTAGGAACTTCTGGAGTAGTTCAGCCGGCAGCCTCTCTGCCAATAATAGCGAAGAAAGCCGGAAACAAAGTGGCTGAGGTTAACGTGGAGGAGTCGGCTATAACGCCAATAGTGGATATTTTCGTGAGGGGAAGAGCTTCGGAGGTTTTCGAAGAAATTCTCAGAATAATTGAGCAAACCTCTTAG